One part of the Candidatus Binataceae bacterium genome encodes these proteins:
- a CDS encoding acetoacetate decarboxylase family protein yields MPPRLGKLDAKTFAEKGASEILGYGTEPWTLKQARILNFNHEIDDDLGDYLLPRTMHPAIPAYATFTVIVCPESPVGAFSLGEVKIAGRAGVRPRDFVLRSFCDSADARRELAARWGYPTAPGEIKLTVRHDRVIGRVAAEDRTILEMEMLDRDMISGNDIQYIASMHLARNREDGQLVLVQVDPEFVFSRAERGRPALRTLESAAWGDSGGHLKVRNPISMSYAVADIALPRIRFICDPERPAFQGTTRVAA; encoded by the coding sequence ATGCCGCCGCGTCTCGGAAAGCTCGACGCAAAGACGTTCGCCGAGAAGGGCGCGAGCGAAATTCTCGGCTACGGGACCGAGCCGTGGACGCTCAAGCAGGCGCGAATTCTCAACTTCAACCACGAGATAGACGACGACCTCGGCGACTACCTGTTGCCGCGCACGATGCATCCGGCGATCCCGGCCTACGCGACGTTCACCGTAATCGTGTGCCCCGAGAGCCCGGTCGGCGCGTTTTCGCTGGGCGAGGTCAAGATCGCCGGGCGCGCCGGCGTGCGCCCGCGCGACTTCGTGCTGCGGAGCTTCTGCGACAGCGCCGACGCCCGGCGCGAACTGGCCGCGCGCTGGGGCTATCCCACGGCGCCCGGCGAGATCAAGCTGACCGTGCGGCACGACCGTGTGATCGGGCGTGTCGCCGCCGAGGACCGCACGATCCTGGAAATGGAAATGCTCGACCGCGACATGATCTCCGGCAACGACATCCAGTACATCGCGAGCATGCATCTGGCGCGCAATCGGGAAGACGGCCAGCTCGTGCTGGTGCAGGTCGATCCGGAGTTCGTCTTTTCGCGCGCCGAGCGCGGCCGTCCCGCGCTGCGCACGCTCGAAAGCGCCGCGTGGGGCGATTCGGGCGGCCATCTGAAAGTCCGCAATCCGATTTCGATGAGCTACGCTGTCGCCGACATAGCACTGCCCCGGATTCGCTTCATCTGCGACCCCGAGCGCCCGGCCTTCCAGGGCACGACGCGGGTTGCCGCGTAG